Genomic DNA from Streptomyces sp. AM 2-1-1:
CGCCTGGGTGTCGTCGGTCCACACGCCGGTCGCGTTGACCACCTGCCTGGCCCGGACCTCGTAGCGGCCGCCGGTCTCGACGTCCTCGACGAGGGCGCCGACGACGCGTTCGCCCTCCCGGAGGAATCCGGACACCCGCGCGCGGTTGGCGGCGTGCGCGCCGTAGCTGACCGCGGTACGCACCAGGGTGGCGGTGAAGCGGGCGTCGTCCATCTGGGCGTCGTAGTACTGCAAGGCTCCGACCAGGGCGTCCTTGCGGAGCGCGGGGGCGACGCGCAGGGCGCTGCGGCGGGAGAGGTGGCGGTGGACGGGGAGGCCGCGGCCGTGCCCGGAGGAGAGCGACATCGCGTCGTAGAGCGCCACGCCGGAACCCGCGTACAGCCGCTCCCACCCCTTGTGCTGCAGGGGGTAGAGGAAGGGGACCGGTTTCACCAGATGGGGCGCGAGGCGTTCCAGCAGGAGTCCGCGTTCCTTGAGCGCCTCGCGGACCAGGGCGAAGTCGAGCATCTCCAGGTAGCGCAGGCCGCCGTGGATGAGCTTGCTGGATCGGCTGGAGGTGCCGGAGGCCCAGTCGCGGGCTTCCACCAGGCCGGTGGCGAGGCCGCGGGTGGCGGCGTCCAGTGCCGTGCCGGCACCGACCACGCCGGCCCCGACGACGAGCACGTCCAGTTCGCGCTCGGCCATCGCGGCGAGCGCCTCGGCCCGCTCGGCGGGTCCCAGTGTCGATGTCCTCAACTCTGCCTCCCGGTGGATCGGGGTGGGCGGGTGCCCGGGCGATGCGTCCGGTCACCGTGGGGCCGGGACGGCCGTGCCCACGTCCCGATTCTGTCCGCGTACCGCGACTTCAGCCACCGCCTGTGGACGGCACCCGGGGGACGGGGGACGACAGCGGTCATCCCGTACGACATAAATGCGACATACAGGTCATATTTACGCCTAGTCTGAACTGGCACAGCCCACAGCGGTTGCGCTTCCGGTCCTCATGGTCCTCTGGGAAGGACGACCCCCGCATGCCCGCAGACCTCGCCGTCATCGGACTCGGTCACCTCGGCCTGCCCCTCGCCCGAGCGGCGGTCGCCGCCGGCATCGACACCCTCGGCTACGACACCGATCCCGGCCCGTACGCCGACCTCAGCGCCGGGCGCACCCCGGTCGAGGGCTCCCTCACCGCGTCCGAGGTCCGCCGGATGCTCTCCCGGGGCTTCCGCCCCACCACCAACGCCACCGAACTCGGCCGGGTCCGCACCGCGGTGATCTGCTCCCCCACCCCCCAGCGGAGCGACCGCACCGTCGACCTGACCGCCCTCGGCGACGCGGCCCGCGCCCTGGCGGCCCGGCTGCGCCCGCACACCACGGTGCTGCTGGAGTCGGCCGTACCGCCCGGCACCACCGAGACCTTCCTGCGCGGGCTGCTCGAAGAGGGGTCCGGGCTCCGCGCGGGACGCGACTTCCACCTCGCCTGCTCCCCCGGCCGCCTGGACCCCGGCAACCGCACCCACACCTACGCGAGCACCCCGAAGGTCATCGGCGGTCTCACCCCTGCCTGCACCGAGTCCGCCGCCGCGTTCTACGGCCGGCTGACCGACAAGGTGGTACGGGCCAGGGGCCCGCGCGAGGCGGAGATGACCAAGGTGCTGGAGACAAACTTCCGGCACGTGAACATCGCCCTCGTCAACGAGATGGCGGTGCTCTGCCACGACCTCGGCGTCGACCTCTGGGACGTCATCCGGTGCGCCGAGACCAAGCCCTTCGGCTTCCAGGCGTTCCGCCCCGGCCCCGGCGTCGGCGGCCACGGCGTCGCCCTCGACCCCGGCACCGTCCCGGGCCACACCCCCGCCACCCCGCTTCGCCTGGTCGCCATGGCGCAGGAGATCAACGACCGCATGCCGAACTACGTCATCCGGCGCAGCGCCACCCTGCTCAACGAGCACGGCAAATCGGTGCGGGGCGCCCGCATCCTCCTGCTCGGCGTCACCTACAAACCGGACAACGCCGACCAGGAGGCGGCACCGGCCCGCGAGATCGCGAGCCGGCTGACGGACCTGGGCGCCCAGATCGGCTACCACGACCCGCACGTCCTGGACTGGCGCGTCCGCGACGTCCCCGTCCCCCGGGCCGACTCGCTGTACGAGGCGGCGGCAGCGGCCGACCTGACGCTGCTCCTCCAGCACCACCGGACGTACGACCTCCAGGGCCTCGCGGTGAAGGCGCAGCTGCTCCTCGACACCCGGGGCGCCACCCCTGCGGGGGCCGCGCACCGGCTGTGAGGCGGAGGGAGCGGGTGCGGGCGGCAGAAGGGTCGGGATTTCACTGGGCGGTGTCGTAAGGGGCTGCTAGCCTGCGGCGTCACCTTTCGCACAGTCGTGCGCATCCGTCGCACACTCGTGCGCGCATTCGTCCCAGGGGGGATCTCCACCATGAGCCAGCCCGTGCCGCCGTCCCACCAGCCCCAGCAGCCCGCCGACGGGCAGCCCGTCGCCGGCAACCCGTACGCGGCCGAGCAGCCCACGGCACCGACCACCGACGCTCCGCCGGCGCCTCCGCACGGCGCGCCGGCCGCCCCCGCCCCGGGCGCCCCCACCGGAAACCCCTTCGCCGCCCAGCAGCCCGGAGCGCCGACCGGAAACCCGTTCGCGGGCGGTCAGCCGGGGCAGAACGGCCCGTTCCCCGGCGCGCCCTTCGCACCGGCGGCTCCGGCCCGCAACAACCTGGGCCTCGGCCTGCTCGGCGCCCTCGTCGCGGCCGTCGTCGCCGCCGGCCTCTACGGCGCGATCATCGGAGCCACCAAGCACGAGATCGGCTACGCGGCCATCGGTGTCGGCTTCGTCGTCGGCCTCGCCTCGGGCAAGCTCGGCGGCCGCAACCCGGTGCTGCCGGTGGTCAGCGCGGTCTTCGCCCTCGTCGCGGTCTACTTCGGCCAGCTGCTCGGCGAGGCGATGATCGCCGCCAAGGACCTTCCGGTCACCGTCTCGGAGCTGTTCT
This window encodes:
- a CDS encoding nucleotide sugar dehydrogenase, with translation MPADLAVIGLGHLGLPLARAAVAAGIDTLGYDTDPGPYADLSAGRTPVEGSLTASEVRRMLSRGFRPTTNATELGRVRTAVICSPTPQRSDRTVDLTALGDAARALAARLRPHTTVLLESAVPPGTTETFLRGLLEEGSGLRAGRDFHLACSPGRLDPGNRTHTYASTPKVIGGLTPACTESAAAFYGRLTDKVVRARGPREAEMTKVLETNFRHVNIALVNEMAVLCHDLGVDLWDVIRCAETKPFGFQAFRPGPGVGGHGVALDPGTVPGHTPATPLRLVAMAQEINDRMPNYVIRRSATLLNEHGKSVRGARILLLGVTYKPDNADQEAAPAREIASRLTDLGAQIGYHDPHVLDWRVRDVPVPRADSLYEAAAAADLTLLLQHHRTYDLQGLAVKAQLLLDTRGATPAGAAHRL